In Kitasatospora sp. NBC_00240, the following are encoded in one genomic region:
- a CDS encoding TIGR03842 family LLM class F420-dependent oxidoreductase translates to MDIGLVLQTDPPASLLIDRMVRAERAGFSHGWTFDSVVLWQEPFVIHSRILAATQRLRVGTMVTNPSTRTWEVTASTFATLNDMYGNRTVCGIGRGDSAMRVAGRKPATLARLSQAMHAIKELAEGRTVEIDGTEMHLPWVTDGALPIWMGAYGPKALALTGQQADGFILQLADPYLTEYMIKAVRAAAAEAGRDPATVTICVAAPAYVTADDSPEALAHAREQCRWFGGMVGNHVADLVGHYGEHSSLVPEALTDYIKGRQGYDYSHHGRAGNPDTAFVPDEIVDRFCLIGTAAAQLEKLERLRALGVDQFAVYAMHDAVEQTIDAYGSDVIPRL, encoded by the coding sequence ATGGACATCGGGCTCGTCCTGCAGACCGACCCGCCCGCAAGCCTGCTGATCGACCGGATGGTCCGGGCCGAGCGGGCCGGCTTCAGCCACGGCTGGACCTTCGACTCCGTCGTGCTGTGGCAGGAACCCTTCGTCATCCACAGCCGGATCCTCGCCGCCACCCAACGGCTGCGCGTCGGCACCATGGTCACCAACCCCTCCACCCGCACCTGGGAGGTGACCGCCTCGACCTTCGCCACCCTCAACGACATGTACGGCAACCGCACCGTCTGCGGCATCGGCCGCGGCGACTCCGCGATGCGGGTGGCCGGCCGCAAGCCCGCCACCCTCGCCCGGCTCTCCCAGGCCATGCACGCCATCAAGGAACTCGCCGAGGGCCGCACGGTCGAGATCGACGGCACCGAGATGCACCTGCCGTGGGTGACCGACGGCGCGCTGCCGATCTGGATGGGCGCGTACGGTCCCAAGGCCCTGGCCCTCACCGGGCAGCAGGCCGACGGGTTCATCCTGCAGCTCGCCGACCCCTACCTCACCGAGTACATGATCAAGGCCGTCCGGGCGGCCGCCGCCGAGGCCGGCCGCGACCCCGCCACCGTCACCATCTGTGTCGCCGCGCCCGCCTACGTGACCGCCGACGACTCGCCCGAGGCGCTCGCGCACGCCCGGGAGCAGTGCCGCTGGTTCGGCGGCATGGTCGGCAACCACGTCGCCGACCTGGTCGGCCACTACGGCGAGCACTCGTCGCTGGTACCGGAGGCGCTCACCGACTACATCAAGGGCCGACAGGGCTACGACTACAGCCACCACGGCCGCGCCGGCAACCCGGACACCGCGTTCGTCCCGGACGAGATCGTCGACCGCTTCTGTCTGATCGGCACCGCCGCCGCCCAGCTGGAGAAGCTGGAGCGGCTGCGGGCCCTGGGCGTCGACCAGTTCGCCGTCTACGCGATGCACGACGCGGTCGAGCAGACCATCGACGCGTACGGCAGCGACGTCATCCCGCGGCTGTGA
- the hydA gene encoding dihydropyrimidinase, which produces MTRTVIRGGLVVTAAEELHADVLIEDGRIAALAATGSSAAEAWTADTVIDAGGHYVIPGGVDVHTHMELPFGGTAASDTFETGTRAAAWGGTTTIVDFAVQPVGGSLREGLDAWHAKAEGNCAIDYGFHTIVSDVNESVLKEMDSLVDSGESTSFKLFMAYPGVFYSDDGRILRAMQRSAVNGGLIMMHAENGIAIDVLVEQALAAGRTDPRYHGEVRRELLEAEATHRAIKLAQVAGSPLYVVHVSAESALAELARARDDGLNVFGETCPQYLFLSTDNLAEPDFEGAKYVCSTPLRPREHQEALWRGLRTNDLQVVSTDHCPFCFVGQKELGRGDFSKIPNGLPGVENRMDLLHQAVVDGRISRRRWIEIACATPARMFGLYPRKGTVAPGADADLVIYDPAAVQTVSAATHHMNVDYSAYEGRQLTGRARTVISRGTVVLDDGRWLGRAGHGAFLRRDTCQYLT; this is translated from the coding sequence ATGACCCGCACAGTCATCCGGGGCGGCCTGGTCGTCACCGCCGCCGAGGAACTGCACGCCGACGTCCTGATCGAGGACGGCCGGATCGCCGCACTGGCCGCCACCGGCAGCTCCGCCGCCGAGGCCTGGACCGCGGACACCGTCATCGACGCCGGCGGGCACTACGTCATCCCCGGCGGGGTGGACGTCCACACCCACATGGAGCTGCCGTTCGGCGGCACCGCCGCCTCCGACACCTTCGAGACCGGAACCCGCGCCGCCGCCTGGGGCGGCACCACCACCATCGTCGACTTCGCCGTCCAGCCCGTCGGCGGCTCGCTGCGCGAGGGCCTGGACGCCTGGCACGCCAAGGCCGAGGGCAACTGCGCCATCGACTACGGCTTCCACACCATCGTCTCCGACGTCAACGAGTCGGTGCTGAAGGAGATGGACAGCCTCGTCGACTCCGGCGAGTCCACCTCCTTCAAGCTGTTCATGGCCTACCCGGGCGTCTTCTACAGCGACGACGGCCGGATCCTGCGGGCCATGCAGCGCAGCGCCGTCAACGGCGGGCTGATCATGATGCACGCCGAGAACGGCATCGCCATCGACGTCCTGGTCGAACAGGCGCTGGCCGCCGGGAGGACCGACCCGCGCTACCACGGCGAGGTCCGCCGGGAGCTGCTGGAGGCCGAGGCCACCCACCGCGCGATCAAGCTCGCCCAGGTGGCCGGCAGCCCGCTGTACGTCGTGCACGTGTCGGCCGAGAGCGCCCTCGCGGAGCTGGCCCGGGCGCGGGACGACGGGCTCAACGTCTTCGGCGAGACCTGCCCGCAGTACCTCTTCCTCTCCACCGACAACCTGGCGGAGCCGGACTTCGAGGGCGCCAAGTACGTGTGCAGCACCCCGCTGCGCCCGCGCGAGCACCAGGAGGCGCTCTGGCGGGGCCTGCGCACCAACGACCTCCAGGTGGTCTCCACCGACCACTGCCCGTTCTGCTTCGTCGGGCAGAAGGAGCTCGGCCGGGGCGACTTCTCCAAGATCCCCAACGGCCTGCCGGGGGTGGAGAACCGGATGGACCTGCTGCACCAGGCCGTGGTCGACGGCCGGATCAGCCGCCGCCGCTGGATCGAGATCGCCTGCGCCACGCCCGCCCGGATGTTCGGCCTCTACCCGCGCAAGGGCACCGTCGCCCCCGGCGCCGACGCCGACCTGGTGATCTACGACCCGGCCGCCGTGCAGACCGTCTCCGCCGCCACCCACCACATGAACGTCGACTACTCGGCGTACGAGGGGCGGCAGCTCACCGGCCGGGCCCGGACCGTCATCTCCCGCGGCACCGTCGTGCTGGACGACGGCCGGTGGCTCGGCCGGGCCGGCCACGGCGCCTTCCTGCGCCGCGACACCTGCCAGTACCTGACCTGA
- a CDS encoding nitrilase-related carbon-nitrogen hydrolase produces the protein MSRIVRAALVQTKWTGDQESMISLHERYAREAAAQGAQVIGFQEVFNAPYFCQVQEAEHYRWAEAVPDGPTVVRMQALARELNLVMVVPVYEEEQPGVYYNTAAVIDADGSYLGKYRKHHIPQVKGFWEKYYFKPGNLGWPVFETAVGKVGVYICYDRHFPEGWRALGLAGAEIVYNPSATSRGLSAYLWQLEQPAAAVANEYFVAAINRVGVEEYGDNDFYGTSYFVDPRGQFVGEPASDKEEELIVRDLDLGQIEEVRQQWAFYRDRRPDAYGPLSEA, from the coding sequence ATGTCTCGAATCGTCCGTGCGGCCCTCGTCCAGACGAAGTGGACGGGTGATCAGGAGTCCATGATCAGCCTCCATGAGCGGTACGCCCGGGAGGCCGCCGCCCAGGGCGCGCAGGTCATCGGGTTCCAGGAGGTGTTCAACGCGCCGTACTTCTGTCAGGTCCAGGAGGCCGAGCACTACCGCTGGGCCGAGGCCGTGCCCGACGGCCCGACCGTGGTCCGGATGCAGGCGCTCGCCCGCGAGCTGAACCTCGTCATGGTCGTACCGGTGTACGAGGAGGAGCAGCCGGGCGTGTACTACAACACCGCCGCCGTGATCGACGCCGACGGCAGCTACCTCGGCAAGTACCGCAAGCACCACATCCCGCAGGTCAAGGGCTTCTGGGAGAAGTACTACTTCAAGCCCGGCAACCTCGGCTGGCCGGTCTTCGAGACCGCCGTCGGCAAGGTCGGCGTCTACATCTGCTACGACCGGCACTTCCCGGAGGGCTGGCGCGCGCTCGGCCTGGCCGGCGCCGAGATCGTCTACAACCCCTCCGCCACCAGCCGCGGACTCTCCGCCTACCTCTGGCAGCTGGAACAGCCGGCCGCCGCCGTGGCGAACGAGTACTTCGTCGCCGCGATCAACCGGGTCGGCGTCGAGGAGTACGGCGACAACGACTTCTACGGCACCTCCTACTTCGTCGACCCGCGCGGCCAGTTCGTCGGCGAGCCGGCCTCCGACAAGGAGGAGGAACTGATCGTCCGCGACCTCGACCTCGGCCAGATCGAGGAGGTCCGCCAGCAGTGGGCCTTCTACCGCGACCGCCGGCCGGACGCCTACGGCCCGCTGAGCGAGGCCTGA
- a CDS encoding cysteine dioxygenase family protein, with protein MSLDLAPDRARTPLSPNALRKIVRSFADEPDQWIHKVRLATDDRWYERLEASEDHEVWLISWLPGQSTGFHDHGGSRGAFTVALGELEELSLPSPDQGLLIRRLPAGSDRAFGPDYVHDVRNTTTGPAVTLHAYSPPLSEMSHYDLRAGGLVRTSVEGPEQW; from the coding sequence ATGAGCCTGGACCTGGCGCCCGACCGCGCCCGCACGCCCCTCTCGCCCAACGCCCTGCGCAAGATCGTCCGCAGCTTCGCGGATGAACCCGACCAGTGGATCCACAAGGTCCGGCTGGCCACCGACGACCGCTGGTACGAGCGACTGGAGGCCTCCGAGGACCACGAGGTCTGGCTGATCAGCTGGCTGCCCGGCCAGTCCACCGGGTTCCACGACCACGGCGGCTCGCGCGGCGCCTTCACCGTCGCCCTGGGCGAGCTGGAGGAGCTGTCGCTGCCCAGCCCCGACCAGGGGCTGCTGATCCGCCGGCTGCCGGCCGGCAGCGACCGCGCCTTCGGCCCCGACTACGTCCACGACGTCCGGAACACCACCACCGGCCCGGCCGTCACCCTGCACGCCTACTCGCCGCCGCTGAGCGAGATGTCGCACTACGACCTGCGGGCCGGCGGCCTCGTCCGCACCTCCGTGGAAGGACCTGAGCAATGGTGA
- a CDS encoding rhodanese-like domain-containing protein codes for MVTTIDDLVERSREGVHRPRAREAYDAQQQGALLVDIRPAAQRATEGEIPGSLIIERNVLEWRLDPTGSHRIAEAAGYDVEIVVVCSEGYASSLAAASLRELGLHRATDLDGGFVGWAAAGLPTRAGG; via the coding sequence ATGGTGACCACGATCGACGACCTGGTGGAGCGCTCCCGCGAGGGCGTCCACCGACCGCGGGCCCGCGAGGCCTACGACGCGCAGCAGCAGGGCGCCCTGCTGGTCGACATCCGCCCGGCCGCGCAGCGGGCCACCGAGGGCGAGATCCCCGGCTCGCTGATCATCGAGCGCAATGTGCTGGAATGGCGGCTCGACCCCACCGGCAGCCACCGCATTGCGGAGGCCGCCGGGTACGACGTGGAGATCGTGGTGGTCTGCTCCGAGGGGTACGCGTCCAGCCTGGCCGCGGCCTCACTGCGCGAACTCGGCCTGCACCGGGCCACCGACCTCGACGGCGGGTTCGTCGGCTGGGCCGCCGCCGGCCTGCCCACCCGGGCGGGCGGCTGA
- a CDS encoding ATP-binding cassette domain-containing protein, translating to MIRFDGAGKRHPDGTIAVGSLDLDVPTGRITVLVGPSGCGKTTLLRMVNRMVEPTSGRVLLDGTDVAELDAAKLRRGIGYVIQQAGLFPHRRVIDNIATVPYLLGRDRKKARARAAELLELVGLAPETARRYPFQLSGGQQQRVGVARALAADPPVLLMDEPFSAVDPVVRAGLQDELLRLQSELNKTVLFVTHDIEEAVKLGDQVVVLREQGRIAQLADPHTLLTAPADDGVAAFLGRDRGLRGLGLRPASTVSVRPVEDGLRYGSWELVLDDTGRPIGWIDRAADAALLPAAEYRPATDTLRAALDAAVLSPVGVAVALDAEGRALGTATREAVLAALSAGLPAGPGTGGATTDAPADDGDPDGATGGR from the coding sequence GTGATCAGATTCGACGGCGCAGGCAAGCGCCACCCCGACGGCACCATCGCCGTCGGGAGCCTTGACCTCGACGTGCCGACCGGGCGGATAACCGTGCTGGTCGGCCCCTCCGGCTGCGGCAAGACCACCCTTCTGCGGATGGTCAACCGGATGGTCGAGCCGACCTCGGGGCGGGTGCTGCTGGACGGCACGGACGTCGCCGAACTGGACGCGGCCAAGCTGCGCCGGGGCATCGGCTACGTCATCCAGCAGGCCGGGCTGTTCCCGCACCGCCGGGTGATCGACAACATCGCCACCGTCCCCTACCTCCTGGGCCGGGACCGTAAGAAGGCCCGCGCCCGGGCCGCCGAACTCCTCGAACTGGTCGGCCTCGCACCGGAGACGGCCCGCCGGTACCCCTTCCAGCTCTCCGGCGGCCAGCAGCAACGCGTCGGTGTGGCAAGGGCGTTGGCCGCCGATCCGCCGGTGCTGCTGATGGACGAACCGTTCAGCGCCGTCGACCCGGTGGTCCGCGCCGGCCTCCAGGACGAACTGCTGCGCCTGCAGTCGGAATTGAACAAGACCGTGCTGTTCGTCACGCACGACATCGAAGAGGCCGTCAAACTCGGTGACCAGGTGGTGGTGCTGCGCGAGCAGGGCCGGATCGCCCAACTGGCCGACCCGCACACCCTGCTGACCGCCCCGGCGGACGACGGCGTGGCGGCCTTCCTCGGCCGCGACCGCGGCCTGCGCGGGCTCGGCCTGCGCCCGGCGTCCACCGTCAGCGTCCGCCCGGTCGAGGACGGACTGCGCTACGGCAGCTGGGAGTTGGTGCTCGACGACACCGGCCGCCCGATCGGCTGGATCGACCGCGCGGCGGACGCCGCGCTGCTGCCCGCCGCCGAGTACCGGCCCGCCACCGACACCCTGCGCGCCGCGCTGGACGCCGCCGTGCTCTCCCCCGTCGGCGTCGCCGTCGCGCTGGACGCCGAGGGGCGCGCCCTCGGCACCGCGACCCGGGAGGCCGTGCTCGCGGCCCTCTCCGCCGGCCTCCCGGCGGGCCCCGGGACGGGCGGCGCCACGACGGACGCCCCGGCGGACGACGGCGACCCGGACGGGGCCACCGGTGGACGATGA
- a CDS encoding ABC transporter permease subunit: MDDEPLVRWYWIGDHLGYLGGLLADHAVIALVPVLIGLLLALPLGLACARFPRLYQPLAAVFNIVYALPSLAVFVVLIPYTGLATRATVMIPLTFYALAVLLPTTVDGLRAVPEPVRQAATAMGYGPWHRLAAVELPASVPYLVAGLRVAAVSSISLASVGALVGRGGLGYLFIDGFQRTFPTPIVAGIALIALLALATDVVLVTARRLLAPWAVREKAVTR; the protein is encoded by the coding sequence GTGGACGATGAACCCCTGGTCCGCTGGTACTGGATCGGCGACCACCTCGGCTACCTGGGCGGCCTGCTGGCCGACCACGCCGTGATCGCGCTGGTCCCCGTCCTGATCGGGCTGCTGCTGGCGCTGCCGCTGGGCCTGGCCTGCGCCCGGTTCCCGCGGCTCTACCAGCCGCTCGCCGCGGTCTTCAACATCGTCTACGCGCTGCCCTCGCTCGCGGTCTTCGTGGTGCTGATCCCGTACACCGGCCTGGCCACCCGGGCCACCGTGATGATCCCGCTCACCTTCTACGCCCTCGCCGTGCTGCTGCCGACCACGGTCGACGGCCTGCGCGCGGTGCCGGAGCCCGTCCGCCAGGCCGCCACCGCGATGGGCTACGGCCCCTGGCACCGGCTCGCCGCCGTCGAACTGCCCGCCAGCGTGCCGTACCTGGTGGCGGGTCTGCGGGTGGCGGCGGTCTCCAGCATCTCGCTCGCCAGCGTCGGCGCCCTGGTCGGCCGCGGCGGGCTCGGCTACCTCTTCATCGACGGGTTCCAGCGGACCTTCCCGACCCCGATCGTCGCCGGGATCGCGCTGATCGCCCTCCTCGCCCTGGCCACCGACGTGGTCCTGGTGACGGCCCGCCGGCTGCTCGCCCCCTGGGCCGTCCGCGAGAAGGCGGTGACCAGGTGA
- a CDS encoding ABC transporter permease, giving the protein MNWLSWLSDFFGSPDRRSGPDSILNRIAEHLALSAEALFYASLLAIPLGLLIGYTGRGVTVVTAMAGATRALPTLGLVTLAVLLAGVGDTAVLLPLVALAAPPLLVAAVEGVRDTDPDVRDAARGVGMTHRQVLLGVCLPSALPALLAGLRTATVQVIATATVAAYVGLGGLGRYVIDGLATRDYAVTVGGALLVVLLAVGAQLFFALLARYALPPGIRAQRRRD; this is encoded by the coding sequence GTGAACTGGCTCTCCTGGCTGAGCGACTTCTTCGGCTCGCCGGACCGCCGCAGTGGCCCCGACTCGATCCTCAACCGGATCGCCGAGCACCTCGCGCTGTCCGCCGAGGCCCTGTTCTACGCCTCGCTGCTGGCGATCCCGCTCGGCCTGCTGATCGGCTACACCGGACGCGGCGTCACCGTCGTGACCGCGATGGCCGGCGCCACCCGCGCGCTGCCCACCCTCGGGCTGGTGACACTGGCCGTCCTGCTGGCCGGGGTCGGCGACACCGCCGTCCTGCTCCCGCTGGTCGCGCTGGCCGCGCCGCCGCTGCTGGTGGCCGCCGTCGAGGGCGTCCGGGACACCGATCCGGACGTCCGGGACGCCGCCCGCGGGGTGGGCATGACGCACCGGCAGGTCCTGCTCGGGGTCTGCCTGCCGTCCGCGCTGCCGGCCCTGCTCGCCGGGCTGCGCACCGCCACCGTCCAGGTGATCGCGACCGCCACGGTGGCCGCCTACGTGGGCCTCGGCGGCCTCGGCCGGTACGTCATCGACGGCCTGGCCACCCGCGACTACGCGGTGACCGTCGGCGGCGCGCTGCTGGTGGTGCTGCTCGCGGTCGGCGCCCAGTTGTTCTTCGCCCTGCTGGCCCGTTACGCGCTGCCGCCCGGCATTCGGGCGCAGCGCCGGCGCGACTGA